Genomic window (Arthrobacter sp. StoSoilA2):
GCACCGCCGAAGGCAAGCCTGCCCCGGAACTAGTGACCTTCCCCACCGGAAGCGATAAGAACCTGGCGCTAACCTCAGGCCGGGTGGACGCTATGTTCTGGCCCGATATGGCCGTATCCGTAGTGCAGAGGGAGACCGGCGGAAAGCTGGAGTCCGTTCCGGTGAACTTCGAGGAAAAAGTCTTCCTCGGCATGATCTTTAACAAGCAAACCCCTCAATTGCGCGACGCCTTCCTCAAGGCAACCGAGGCCATCCATGCCGACGGCACGTATGACGAGATCCTGAAGAAATGGGATGTTGCTGTCATCGATCTGCCAAAGCCCGGAATCAACCTCGCCAAATGACCACTAATAATGAAGCGCTGACAAAAGTGCATTTGGCGACCGATTCCCCACTGACAACTCCCCGACGTAGTTCGGACCAGCCCCAGGGAGTATCCGGAGAAAAGGCAAGAAGGCGAAAACCATACGGACAATGGGCCTCCGCAGCCCTGATCCTGGCAACCATCGGCGCATTCTGTTGGACGCAGGCCGGCAATGAAAGGCTCGACTGGGCCAGCGTGGGCCAGTTCATGTTCCATCCAGCCATACTCAAAGGCATAACAGTCACGCTGGAACTCGCGGTTTTCAGCATGCTGATCTCGGTGGTTCTGGCCTTCGGCGTCGCCCTCATGTGCCAAAGCAGAAACCGCGTGGCGTCAGCGGTAGGCAAACTGTACGTCTGGTTCTTCAGGGGCGTACCCCTGCTGGTGCAGATCCTCATCTGGTTCAATCTCGCCGTGCTTTACCCCACCATCCTGGGGAGGGACACGAATGAATTGATCTCAGGATTCACCGCGGGCCTCTGTGCCCTGTCTCTGGCCGAATCCGGATATATGGCGGAGATTATTCGAGGCGGCATCATCTCGGTCAATAAAGGCCAAACTGAGGCGGGACTGAGCATCGGCCTTACCCGGGGACAAGCCCTTCGCCGGATCGTCCTGCCCCAAACCATCAGGGTCATCATTCCGCCCACGGGAAATCAATTCATCGGACTGCTCAAGGCAAGCTCGTTGGTCTCAGCGATCGGTGGCAGCGACCTGCTCACCCAAACCCAGTTGATCTATGGACAAAACTTCAAGATCGTTCCCCTGCTCATCGTCGCCACAGTTTGGTACCTGATCCTGGTAAGCCTCGCCAGCGTAGGCCAGTACTTCCTGGAGCGGAAGTTCAATCCGGAGGGAGCATCCTCCCGCCTCTCATTTCGGCAACTCTTCCTAGGCCGTGCTGCGGTGCCGGAACAGCAATCCGCACTTATCCGGAAGGCAGGACAGCCATGAGTGCCGTTCAAATGCAGGAACCCTTGATGGAAGCCCGGGATGTCAACAAATGGCTGGGACGTAACCACATTCTTCGCGGAGTGGACATGACGGTGGAGCCAGGCGAAATTGTCTGCGTCCTCGGTCCATCAGGCTCTGGCAAGAGCACGCTGCTCAGGTGCATCAACGGACTTGAGGCAATCGAGTCCGGCACCATCAACGTGGATGGCGACCGCGTGGGATTCAAGACCCATAAGGGACAGCTGTACGAACACACCGAACAAGAAGCTGCACTGATGCGTCGGAGGATTGGGATGGTCTTTCAGCATTTCAATCTTTTCAATCACATGACGGCCCTGCAAAACGTCACGTATGGCCCCCGGAAAGTCCTCGGCCTCCCCAAAGCAGAGGCAATCAAACAAGGGCTGGATGCGCTGGACAAGGTTGGCTTGTCCTTGAAACGAGACTCCTATCCAGCGCAACTTTCCGGCGGGCAGCAGCAACGCGTAGCAATCGCCCGCGCGCTGGCCATGAAACCCCAACTGATGTTGTTCGACGAACCAACCAGCGCCCTGGACCCGGAATTGGTGGGCGACGTACTGGCGGTCATGAAGCGGGTGGCTGAGGAAGGGATGACGATGATCATCGTGACCCACGAAATCGGATTCGCCCGGGAAGTCGCGGACAGAGTCGTGTTCATGGATGAAGGCCGGATTGTCGAATCAGGACCGGCAGCACAGGTACTCGACCATCCATCCAACGATCGAACAGCCAATTTCCTTCGCCACGTCAAGTGAAAGCGTGGGGTCCGGCGATCGCCGGACCCCACGACACCAGAACAGGAACACGCCCCTATGACAGACCGTGAAGCCCTGGACGATGTTCCAGTTTCAGCATCACGCACAGCCTTGGCTTATTTACACATCAGAGACCGGATTATCAGCGGGGACCTGACGCCCGGGACGTGGCTCAGGGAGCGGGAGCTATCCACTGAGCTCAACGTTTCCCGTGTGCCGGTCCGGGAAGCCCTGCTGCAACTCGAGGCCGACGGCTACACCACCACAGGGCCACGGCACGGTGCCGTTGTTCGACAAATGACCATTCAGGACGTCAATGAAGTATTCGATATCAGGCT
Coding sequences:
- a CDS encoding amino acid ABC transporter permease; amino-acid sequence: MTTNNEALTKVHLATDSPLTTPRRSSDQPQGVSGEKARRRKPYGQWASAALILATIGAFCWTQAGNERLDWASVGQFMFHPAILKGITVTLELAVFSMLISVVLAFGVALMCQSRNRVASAVGKLYVWFFRGVPLLVQILIWFNLAVLYPTILGRDTNELISGFTAGLCALSLAESGYMAEIIRGGIISVNKGQTEAGLSIGLTRGQALRRIVLPQTIRVIIPPTGNQFIGLLKASSLVSAIGGSDLLTQTQLIYGQNFKIVPLLIVATVWYLILVSLASVGQYFLERKFNPEGASSRLSFRQLFLGRAAVPEQQSALIRKAGQP
- a CDS encoding amino acid ABC transporter ATP-binding protein, yielding MSAVQMQEPLMEARDVNKWLGRNHILRGVDMTVEPGEIVCVLGPSGSGKSTLLRCINGLEAIESGTINVDGDRVGFKTHKGQLYEHTEQEAALMRRRIGMVFQHFNLFNHMTALQNVTYGPRKVLGLPKAEAIKQGLDALDKVGLSLKRDSYPAQLSGGQQQRVAIARALAMKPQLMLFDEPTSALDPELVGDVLAVMKRVAEEGMTMIIVTHEIGFAREVADRVVFMDEGRIVESGPAAQVLDHPSNDRTANFLRHVK